The following nucleotide sequence is from Fundulus heteroclitus isolate FHET01 chromosome 24, MU-UCD_Fhet_4.1, whole genome shotgun sequence.
caggcagtctggtagacagctcagggacctgttgctaaccaaagtcgtatttacacattttaacagattttccaGCACATTTTACCGCATAAAATCGGCCAGTAAGcccaactttaatcatatagaAGATGCACCGGATGATAAGACGCACCAtcagtttttaagaaaatttaaggattttaagtgtccCATTTCAAAAAATAcggtactatatatatatatatatatatatatatatatatatatatatatatatatatatatatacatatatatatatacacacatacacacacacatatatatatatacatatatatatatatatatacacacacacacacatatacacacacacatatatatatatatatacatatatatatatatatatacacacacacacacacacacacatatacacacacacatatatatatatacatatatatatatatacacgcacacacacacacacacatatatacacacacacacatatacatacacatatatatatatacatatatacatatatatatatatatatatatatatatatatatatatatatatatatatatatatatatatatatatacatagcatatatatatatatacatagcatAAGGATTTATGCACCTTGAACTTTTCCCCATTTTTCACGTTAAAACCAGAAGCTTCAGTTTGCTGTTAGTACtttatatatacaaacaaacgCAAAGTATAGTGAAGTGCATTTTTTTAgcctcctttactctgatgcccctaaaaaaaacagttcaatcAGTTTATCTTTAAAGGAAGACATGTCCTCATATTGGATCACCTGACTGAGCACCTTCCAATTTATCATCACAAATAGAAATAGCTTGGCAAAGCTGTAAACCCTCCAAGACGCTGGCAGCGTGAGACCGAAATTAAACATTCTGTCAACATGAAAAAATACTATTTGTTGTGGGAAACTAATCCACCACAAATCCCTGAGAGCATTTTTTCAGGAGAtgcagggaaactggtcagagatgatgggggggaaaaaacatggtAGAAGTTGTAAAAACTTGAGACCACAGAGGAACCGTTCCAGCAGGAAAGCAACACCAACTATAAGAAACATCCCGTGAAATCCAATGTATTTTTAAGGTTGCatcatgacaaaataaaaaagtaaaataagtgggaatagttttgcaaggcacacTAAATGATAAGCTGGATAAATAAACAGATACTTGTTGTGCAGCGGTGTCTCCATCGGTCTGATGATAAACAGCATGCACGTTAGATGTCTTCTCTCTCACTCGGCGGGCCAGCTCGGCCACCCCGTCGACATCATCTGTGAGGAGAGGCTGTTGAAGCACACGCTGACTTCGAGCTGGAGACAATCCAAAACATGAGAGCCTACTTGTCACACCAGAGAGAGAGTAGAGGAGCAGAACCGTGTCCTTGTCAGTGAGACGGGGCAGAACGCCGTTCAGAAAGTCGTCGTGTGCGACGCCAAACTCAGGATCCTGAAGGCACAAAACGGAGAACGGGGTGTTCGCTGAGAACCGTGGCagcatttaaaaaggaaaaacctgCTTATCTGACAGTAGCTCTCATGAACATGGTGTCATGGGGAAGAAATAGTGGAAAACTGAAGTGTggacaaatacaaataaaagtatCTTAAAGTTTCTGTTTAGCTACAAAAAAGATGTTCAGCCAGTTTGAAACTATTGAACTTATTCTCACTTCTCATTCTATACACTATCATCTACAAGGCTATAATTTCCCAGTTTAACATAGAAATCCAAAGTGcttaaaataaaaggcaaatgGACTCCTTCTCTTGTTTCTTGAAGACCATAATACCCCCTGGACCTTTTCAGATGCTCTCATGGTACaaccaaaaccaaaaatgtatgttattgtgattttatgttagACCAGCACTAATATAGGGCTGGACTCACAGTCCAGCCCTATATTAGATGGATAATCTGTGAAAAGACGCAACACTTTCAGTCTCTAGATTTAAAGACGTAGGCTAAAGGAGTTGCACAAGCAGTTTAAAGAAAGTATTGACTAACAAGGTCTGAATACTAAAGCTGGCCCCACtattctgtttatttgtataaatgcaaaaaaaaaaaaaaaaaaaacatggtcatTTCCTTCCGCTGAACATTACTGGAATTAGCCTATCttaaaaaatcccaataaaaatacactgaagtttgtgcttTTCAAGGCTCCATTTGTAGAAAAGGTGCACACAGTTCAGGGTGGCTTCTGCTTCAAAGAGATGTTAATTTTGTTCGGAAAGCATTGTTAAAACCCAAACTGTGTTCGATGAATTAATTGGCGATTGCTTCATTCTAATAGCCCCGGTTCCGTCTGAGCCGATGCTAATTCACCAGCAACCAACGCATACCGTTAACTTTAAATCCCCCTCGTTGTTGCCGAGCTCTTTGTAGCCTCCGCTGACAAAGCCTCGGATGTCTTCGTAGTCTAagagacacacaaacaaacacatttacaaaatgttaaatgatcaatgcctttatttatttaatgtttgggCTGTTTCTGACTGATCTTACCTGCTCCGAATGTGGGCTTACACTCACTGGCATCGATGAGGCCCAGCAGCCCGAGGAAGCCCCAGCTCAGGTAACACACCCGCCCCCCACACTGCAAACTGAAGCACACGATCAACTTCCAAAATGAGTTTGATCGATTATTATTACTGTTGTAATTATCCACCGACGCGGGCGTTAATGTAACCCTCGGCATTTTTCCTCCATGCCGCTCTGACCCAACGCATTAGCAATGTTGATGTTGTTGTATTGATATTGAAGGGGCTCTACCTGTGTCCAGCAGCCTCCACCAGAGCAGCTATTCCCTCTGTTTGTGCGTATGTGACGTCCAGAGCCTTTTCATAAGATCTCATGTGCTGCAGAATCCCACTATGTGAagcaaaaagtacaaaaataaatacatttacatttacaatatttacataaCTGGTACTTGTGCTCATTTTCAATGCCCAAATTAACCTCTAGGGGTCAGCAGCACCTTCCCACACATCACTGAGGACTTCTTGTTGGCTTCTTTGAGTTGTGTGAGCTTAAATGACActgatataaatataaataactttctttctttttttttaatcttattccATGAAGTGCATTGGCGGAGACTTAAAAGAGAGTCAAGACAACTACATTGCTGATCCTCACTAATGTGTTAAACTTGTCCTGGTTTCTCAAGCGGAGGCTTTGATGGAGGTGACTGCAAGCCGTTTGCTCCAAACACAAAGAAGCACTTAGAGAGTGGCGGGCTGCTCCTCTGGGTGCAGGAAAGAGGACTCAACATGCTATAAAGTCATATCAGGGTGACTAGTAATAGCTCCGCTGTCCGCTGCAGATCACAAACTACAGCCATTAAATGTTGGTTTACAGGCTTGTCTTTGCCTACAATCCTTAAatagatatataaaaaatattgttttatttaatttgctaAGGCTGAAGCCATGCATACCAACTTACACCCTAACTTCCCAGTGACCAAGGTgggaacatttttttaaatttttttatatggGCGACAAGGCTCACCACCAAGAAAGGGGCAGCACTGGGTTTCAAAAAATAAGGGTTGCACCCTGAACACGTTTTATTGCTCATTTTATATAAATGGATTTGATTGTTTATTTGCATGTTCAGACAATGATAAATGCCTGTAAGGAAAGGTGAACACTGCAAGAGCCTCATGAAATTTATATCAACATCTGATTCGCTGGTTCTGATTTAGGTCTAcgttaaataatgttttgttttcgtttttttatcgtggaaatttttatttctcaaagtgaaaaaaaaaaaacttaatctgTTTAAACCTGCATTGGATAGTTATACGCTGAACATAAATTCTTAAGCCTTGGTTTATGAAACCTTGAATCTGTCTGCGAGGCGAACATTTTCACTGCTTTTTGATATTAAGTCAGCCTTACAGAGTAAAACTTTAAACTGGTTGGTCAAAGCTGAAATGAATTACTCAACAATCATCACAGGTAGAGAAAAAAGCCAAAGCAGGATGGTGCCGTTGAAAAAAAGACCGTCAACGAGTGGAAATAACTGAACTTCATTAAAGATCGTCCATTTTAAAGCCAAGATTAGTGGCTGTTGGCTTGGGAAACTGGCCAATGTCACCCTAGGTCCAAACACGGGCCCTGTGATGTGCCACCGAATGCCATCACCTCAATCTTTTTTCATTAACATTTCACAAATTTATAGCTATCCACAacttcaaaacattaaaacaattaagAAGAGGCCCAACAGAGTGGCACATAGATTTGGCAACCGTCTGCATATAGGGAAAAGTAACACCACCACCACGCCTTCAAAAACGGATCCAAGTGGGAGCAGATGAAGAGTAAAAAGaagggggcccaaaactgaaccctgaggGACCCCATGGAAGACCCTCGAGTTGCCATCAGATTCTTGAAAAGTCTTTGACAGAGCTGGGGGGAAACCTTTCTTCTTTGCCAGCACCGAGGCTGCTGTTCCAGCAGCTTCCAGTTAGTGGCAGTATTGAGTCTCTGTGGTTCTTGGGTGGCTCCTGAGCCTCCTAAGCAATTTCCTTTCTTCTAAAGAAGACAGTTATGGCTGGGTTTCCAGTATGTGGTTGAGACTGATCTTTCTAAGCGACATGTTAGAGATATCAGTGGGTGTGTATGACTTGATGCCTGTAcgtattattttaaattaggaTCAGAGAGAATTCATGATAAATTCTAACTTGTGCACCCATTGCTAGTTTTCTGGAGATCTGGGCACTGCAATCGTATCAgactgagattaaaaaaaaaaaatatggctgTAGCTTTTTCAAATATGCAACCACACTTTATCACCTAGCAGTTGGAAGAAGTACATTTGGCTAAAAGTCTGACAGCACAGCTTCAGTTTTAGCTGCAGGAAACTAAAATAGCAGTTGTCGCGCAAGCAGCTGCACATTAAGTCCTTTGGACAGTTCCTCAATATTTCTCTTATGCATACTTGTATGTGATGGGTGTTCTGGAGAAATGGGCGGCGTGAGCGGCGGAAAAGACGGCCTCCAGGAGAATCTTGGTGGCGCTGCCTCCCTTCATCCTCGAGGAGCCGCTGATGGCTTCCGGCTGAGTGGACAGGAGCATTCGCACGCACAACGTGAGTCACTGCCGGGACATTTTTGGAGACTTGACACAAATACAACCTGAAAAGTCGGCGGAAGAACGGGGAATTATTAGGAGTACCCCGAGCACTGGGTTGATGAGGAAGGCCTTCTGCATGTTAGCGAGGTCTTGCATCCTTGCCACCACGCTGCGAAACGTGAGCGTGCAGCCAGGTATGGCCTCGTTCCTACACAGGAAAAGGCATCATTTGCATGTTAAATAATGAAGGCTAATTTCACCAGTCTTGACATGCAATATAAGTATAATTATAAACAGGTCCATGCATTCATAACCGCTGAAACTGTTTCAGGTTTTGTCACTTACAACTACAAAGTTCAGAGTTCTTTACTGATGTTTTTCTGTAACAGATCAACACCAGCGTAGCACATCGTTGCAAAGTTCAAGGAAATCCTTTTTGTGGTTATACGAGAGtgaaattaaagtttttggCCTCAGActaacatacggcccgcgggccaattccggcccgccgaacaatttagtccggcccggtggctaaatgcattatcattattaaaagaaaaatttaaaaaattatttatttatttttttcagtgtcctgtctggtaatgtgtcaataataattgttgtcttaatgccaaaaagagctcatcatatttgactttcacaagtagagcagtactgcttttgccatagtgctccgcttgatttattaatgtgaattgttttattatgattcatgcggggaatatctcaaatgatatggacactacaatgggaaagtaggagaggaaaggaagaacaagaagaaaaaagaaaaggtgaaagaaaaaggagataaaaggaagagaatgataaaacaattattgaaaaaaacatgtacttcgtttaattgaaaatctgcagttcctatattgtccacgaggggcgctgtgttttaatcagcagatggtagcactgagctttgAATgtggaacatttattttaaataatttcttaatttttatctgtttgatgtattttgtcatgcaggacagtgtttttaagttccaaaaaatgtgaataaatgtttttcaacattgtacaatcactgtcgtcagttcttatgcataatgcacaagtaaatgtttaactgagtaaaagtattgttgaaattgcacatacttttcttaaaaacgctgaggttattcataatatattgtgtaaaagtgaaattaatttaatataaaaatcaacaaaaagtccacttttactagttctatttaatcttgcaatgagtttactcgtgtggccctcttgagatcagattaagctgaatgcggcccctaaaccaaaatgagtttgacacccctggtttagatggTCCAGTCAAAGAAATCAGATTAAGAATCTGCCTCATTTGAGGTTtggggttgtaatgtgacataaTGGAAAAGGTTCAAGCGGTATGAATATTGATGCTAATGCAAAGCGCTGTAGATGCTCACCGGGCCTGGTGTGCAGGATTAAAGCCTACCAGCACAGGAGTGTAGACGTCAGGATGCTGGAGGCAGAAGTCCAACTGGCCGGCCACAAACGGAGCCTACCGTACCAGAAAATAAACGCCCATCAcaaccatttctttttttaagatttagcttgttgaaataaaaaaaatacaactcacAGATAATCCACAGGAGATGCCAATGAACAAGACTCTCTTTTTCCCCTCGGATacctgaagagaaaaagaagaagcgACACATTTTACCCCCTTTTCCTTTCACACACCTTTATACGCACTTAGACACGTGACGCCGCTGACCTTTTTCAGACTGAGCGCGCCCAACATGGGGTCGTCCTCCGGAGCCTCTTGGGAGGAAAGCAGAGCTCTAAGCAAAATggagcataaaataaaaaaaaaaaactatgaattCTGGGGGTTTATACTGCGGGCTTCGAGCAGGAATCGGAGACGCACCTGTCCCCTCCCGCGATGATGTACGAGCAGACGGCGGCGCGGTTGAGCTGCCGCAGCTTTCTGTTAAATCTGGACTAATGACATAAACGcacatcattttaaaaagacatgagcTACAAGGTGTTGCTGCGTTGTCAGAGCGCAGATGAAAATAACCTTTACCGTGACGAGGAACGCAAGTCGCCCAGAAGTGCCACAGCCACTCAGCACGATGAGGCCGTCCTGAGGATCCTGTTAAACGAGAGCGAACGCTAGTTTTGAATTCAGGCCATGTCAGCGAGCTGAAACTTTCCCAAATAGGATACCTTGAGAATGAGCTGCACCCTCTCAGCCACCTCCATCAAGGATTTCACCACTCGGTCGCTCAAAAGTCTCTGGAGAGAACACTCAGTTTCacttcttagatttttttttttttttggagaggaCACTCAAGACCTGAACGCCCGTACCTCATAGGCTGCTCCTGACTCGTCCTGAAACATCTGGGCGTCGCAGGCCTGCAACATCTTCACGATGCCGCGGGCTGGAGCTCTGTCGATGTCACGCGTTAGGGGGTTGGACATCTCTGAGACCGGAAGGTCAGGCTCATAATCTGCAGACTgcgggaaaaaaagaaatgatgctTCAAAGCAGGGGTCTAAATCACAGCTTTGTCAGGATACGATGTTATATCGACGTGTTTGGATGACGATGCATTGTTAGCCGATGTCACAAAGTCTGTTACAATTTCTGATTGATGACGCAATATTATCTCCCCATCTAACACTGTTATTTACATTAAtatcaactcacaaaaaaaatttggccattttatttctaagctcttGCTAGGTACCAGGCATTTAATTTCAAAACAGCATTCTTCTCATTTGAAAATACTACTAATAAGAATAGATCACCTGCTCCCTATAGTCTCATGcatgcatttcaaaataaaggcgtcTTAAAAACGacaatattgatcaatattttcattttacatcaaTATTTTTCACCAGATTGTTAATCATTTAACCATTTTCTTGGTCCAAAATCCTATCATTGACTATGgagaatttgtttatttttgatttatgctaattttatAACTACCATATGATGAATCTCTATCTAAAGGTGTAGAGCATTATTTCTGATTCAGCTATTTTAAGTTTGctcatttgtttgtgtgtgagtatatatatatatatatatatatatatatatatatatatatatatatatatatatatatatatatataaatgaaacacaaataacaaaacaaaaattgcaACATATTAGtaatgaaaatattattttgtgctatataaattgatATTGTAGGGCTAATTTACATACTTAAAGGCTCCTCCAAACCATCCAAgtataaatgttaatatttctTCTTTAATAGAAaaggagatgtttttttctttagtttcactttctATCTTgcctctttctttcactttgAGTGGCTGCACCTCACAAAACCTTCATTGCTAGCGAAAATGCTCAAATGCAGTTTTATAGCAGGCTTTAACCTAAATAGGACAGACTTTTTTGCTCTTTGCAGCGTACCTAGAAAACCTTGAAGCTATCCGAAGCTAACAAACTTCCTGCTTTAGCCACAAGTACATGCAGCCTGCCAAACACTCACTGCTTCCATTTCCTCTAACTTTCTGTCACAGCTAACATAATCCTCAGACAGTAACCCGCAATTTTTTAACACTTACTTCCCAATCATGAGTTGTTGAAAAAGCATGAATCTTGTCGAGTTCTGCCGTAGCGGCCATTTCTGTACTTTTTCTGCTAAATTCGCTTCCTCGCAAAAGCTGTCTCTCAGTTTCAGTTTGTTTGGTGGCAGAGTTTAAAGGGAAAGCCACAAAGAGCGCTGCTCTGTCTGGGGTAACAAGGTTCAACGGACCTTTGAGACCCAGGAGGAAAGGTTATAAAACATAGACACGCATTAACAGAGTCAGTCATTTTTATGGCATCtaggccttttttttaataaagaaaaaatacaattagTTTTAAAAGTGTTGAAAACGGAATTTATCTTTAATAGCAAGAGccttgactttttttgtttgttgaaaaaTCCACTCTTTAATTTGAGTATCTTAATTTAGTGtggcaataaaaaacacaactttaggAAAGAATCGATTTTAACAAAAGCCTCAGTACTGTTTTCAGCATTAAGGTAACATTTAATTAGCATGACTTTGTGATGAGTCAAAGGAATTTGAGTTCAGTTCAGTTGCCTGTTTTCAGTAGCTgtgttagctcacagcttcagtcgcttcagctagaaaccactaatcaggcccgaaatctgggtgtagtgatggactctgacctgaacctccaaaagcatctaaagacagttacaaggtcggctttctatcacctgaggaacatttccaggattaaaggactaatgtctcagaaggatctggaaaaactaatccatgcattcatctttagtagaattgattactacaactgtttttacaggtctgcctaaaaagtggatcagacagctgcagctgatccagaacgctgctgcccgcgtcctcactaagactaagaaagtagagcacatccccccagttctaaagtccttacactggctccctgtatctcagagaatagactttaaaatccttctgttagtctataaatccctgaattagcacctaaatacatcacagacttgttatcagggcatcaaccctccagaccactcaggtcttctggttcagCTTACTAG
It contains:
- the gckr gene encoding glucokinase regulatory protein isoform X2, translating into MAATAELDKIHAFSTTHDWESADYEPDLPVSEMSNPLTRDIDRAPARGIVKMLQACDAQMFQDESGAAYERLLSDRVVKSLMEVAERVQLILKDPQDGLIVLSGCGTSGRLAFLVTSRFNRKLRQLNRAAVCSYIIAGGDRALLSSQEAPEDDPMLGALSLKKVSEGKKRVLFIGISCGLSAPFVAGQLDFCLQHPDVYTPVLVGFNPAHQARNEAIPGCTLTFRSVVARMQDLANMQKAFLINPVLGPEAISGSSRMKGGSATKILLEAVFSAAHAAHFSRTPITYNGILQHMRSYEKALDVTYAQTEGIAALVEAAGHSLQCGGRVCYLSWGFLGLLGLIDASECKPTFGADYEDIRGFVSGGYKELGNNEGDLKLTDPEFGVAHDDFLNGVLPRLTDKDTVLLLYSLSDDVDGVAELARRVREKTSNVHAVYHQTDGDTAAQQDEINKLCSSTLNFTWPKETPALTSLQHARELCTKLVLNAVSTGAHILKGKVYQNYMIDLQVTNSKLYRRAARLLQKLSGHPEPRCEEALLKAIYQVDKLTEDTLTCNLNTHTHAAGKGEKVVPLALVCLLTGCSIKEAKSRLEQKPVVREAVEACLLEQQASSLGSL
- the gckr gene encoding glucokinase regulatory protein isoform X1 translates to MAATAELDKIHAFSTTHDWESADYEPDLPVSEMSNPLTRDIDRAPARGIVKMLQACDAQMFQDESGAAYERLLSDRVVKSLMEVAERVQLILKDPQDGLIVLSGCGTSGRLAFLVTSRFNRKLRQLNRAAVCSYIIAGGDRALLSSQEAPEDDPMLGALSLKKVSEGKKRVLFIGISCGLSAPFVAGQLDFCLQHPDVYTPVLVGFNPAHQARNEAIPGCTLTFRSVVARMQDLANMQKAFLINPVLGPEAISGSSRMKGGSATKILLEAVFSAAHAAHFSRTPITYNGILQHMRSYEKALDVTYAQTEGIAALVEAAGHSLQCGGRVCYLSWGFLGLLGLIDASECKPTFGADYEDIRGFVSGGYKELGNNEGDLKLTDPEFGVAHDDFLNGVLPRLTDKDTVLLLYSLSGVTNDVDGVAELARRVREKTSNVHAVYHQTDGDTAAQQDEINKLCSSTLNFTWPKETPALTSLQHARELCTKLVLNAVSTGAHILKGKVYQNYMIDLQVTNSKLYRRAARLLQKLSGHPEPRCEEALLKAIYQVDKLTEDTLTCNLNTHTHAAGKGEKVVPLALVCLLTGCSIKEAKSRLEQKPVVREAVEACLLEQQASSLGSL